TCGAGATCGGCGATTGTAGGGCAAATGGTGAAGCTGTTTTTTCGCGGTTTCTGCGAAAAATGGCTTTTGAGCATAAAAAGGACTAAAATGGTCACGGACGGTAGGTCTTCATTGCACCTTCAGAAGGCCCCTAGACTGTCCAAACAATGAGGTCCACCTCAAACTTGTCCGAGGGAGGCCATGCAAAGACGCGGAAGATGTTCGACAAGGTGCTTTGGGCTGGCGGCTACTCTGTTGCTGGCGCTGACCTTCCTGCACACGGAGGCTTCTGCGCAGTATGCCAACGGCTCCTACCAGGGGACCGTCCCCGAAGCGTGCTTGATGTTCCTCAATCCTGGGTATCTGAACCCGGCTCGCGGCCAGGGGGCATTGGGGATTAGCGCAAACCCGGCGGCCTTGTACAGCGTGAAGGGCACGCAGGCGGCGGTGGCCTTCGGCTTGCCCGAAAGCTCGGAAGGGAACTTCACCTTCCGCGTGAGCGACAGCTCTCTTGCCTACGGTGCCATTGACGTCGAGGCAGGCTTGAAGCTGAAGGAGATGGGCGGGTTGGCAGGACTGGGCATAGCGCAACAATATCGGCGCTGGCGGTTCGGTGTCGCCCTGTTTCAGCCGCGGCGCGGAGGTGTGGCCATGCGCGCCGGTGGCGACTTTGTTCTCCAGACCCACTTTCAGGTACAAACGCCCATCCCCCGCCAGATGGTCCCCGACCTGCCCGTGGAGGAGATCCCTGTGAGTTGGGACGTCACCACGAGGGTCGAGGCTTCTTTTGCCGGTGGGCCGGGCGAGCTCTCCCTGTCGGTCCTCCCTGTGGCGGCCGCCGTTTCCTATACGCTTCGCCCCTTGACGCTGGGGGTGGGCCTGACCTACTACCGTTTGAGCACCAGCGGCCGTCCCATGCAGTTCCGTAGCCACATCTCGGGGGAGGGTGTAGTCACCGGCACGCCCGGGGGAATTGACCCGCTGACCAACCAACCCTGGTGGGGCACGCTCCAAGGCTATTTCAGCCTGGAGGACGACCCAATCTGCGGCGGCTACAAGCTCGACCTTAGAGGAGACCGCTTCGCCGCCTCTGTGGGTGCCAACCTCGCTCTTGGTCCCCTTTCGCTGGGGGCCACGTACACCCGCGGGTTTCCCACCACCCTGCATGGCAGTTATGAGCTAAGGACAGTGCGCACCATCGGACCGCCTGCGGATGTGCGCCTGCCACAAGTCAGCCTGAGTTGGGCCAATCGCCCGCAGCTCACCGGGCAGGCGAGTCTGCTGTTGGCTAACTTCGAGAAGGACAGTGTGGTGTACCGCGACGAGGGCGAGCTACGCCTGCGTGGCTCACACTCTATTGCCGCTGGCCTGCACCTTTTCGTCCTCGGCGTGTTCGGTGGCATGGAGATGGCACAAGACTTTCCGGACCTCAGCTCCGCCTATGTGGGTGTCTATTTGGACGTGCCGCTGCCGTGGTTGCCAGTGCGACTCAACGCCGGGGTGCTGCAGCGGGCCGATGCCGTGCAGACGGAGCACAACTTCTTCGCGCCTTTCCGCGTGATCAGCCACCTGGGCGCTGGGGTAGCAGTGCGCCTCCCCTTGGCGCGGTGGCTGGCCCTGGGCACGCAGCCGTCGTGGTTGCGCATAGGGGTGCGGTCGTCGCTCACCTCGGTGGCCTTGAAGCTCTTCACCGAGAAAACCGAGGCCCCGGAGAAGCAGGTGCTGCCGAAGGTGACCGAGACCCTCGCCTTAGGCATGGGTCTGGATTTTCCGTTCTGAACTGACACGGCGACAAATGAACTGTGGCACGAGGGCGAGGCACCAAGCTTCGCCCTCGGCGCAGGGCCCAGCACCTGCACTCCTCTTTCTGCTTGCCTTTTTACCCCGGTTTTGTTAAACTTGCTCGACCGATTCGCAGCTTGGTGCACCGCCGGCACGTTTGCGCACAGAAGCAGTGCAAGGAGGGAGGTATGAACATCCAGCAGCCGGGTCCGCATCTGGACCACATGCTCAAACAGACGCGCGAGCACCATGTCGCCTTGAGTTCCATGGCCGACCTTAAGGCCAACATCTTGATGACGCTGTCCTCGGTGGTTCTCACCCTATCGGTGCGCTATGTGGAGACCCCCCGCAGCCGGGCGGCGGCCTTGATCCTCATTTTCTTCTGTCTGCTGACCATGGTCTTTGCGGTGTACACCGTGATGCCCAAGGTCTCCCTGCTCATCCGACGCAGGGGCAAACCCGATGTGCGCGACCCCAATTTCAACTTGCTCTTTTTCAGCGACTATCTGCAGTTGGACTACGGCGAGTACGTGAAGGCCATGGAAGTGATGATGAACGATCCCTCACGCTCTTATGAGATGCAGCTGCGGGAGCTGTACACGCTGGGGCGTTTCTTGGCGCGGAAGAAGTATCGCTTTGTGCAGCTGGCCTATCTGGCCTTTCTCACCGGCGTCTTTGCCAGCGGGGTCATCATGCTGGTGAGCGGCCTGCTGCGTTAGGCGGGCGAGGACGGGCGTCCCCCGGCAAGTTACAACGAGCAGAGGTACTCATGAATTGAGCGGGCGGCCTTGCGCCCGGCCCCCATGGCCAAGATCACGGTGGCGGCGCCGGTGACCACATCGCCCCCAGCCCAGACGCGCTCGCGCGAGGTTTTGCCCGTTTCTTCGTCCACCACGATGTTGCCGTTCTTGCCCACTTCCAAGCCTGGGGTAGTGGCGGCAATCAGGGGGTTGGGGCTGTTGCCAATGGCGCAGACCACCGCATCCACCGGCAGCCGGTATTCAGAGCCCTCGATGGGGATGGGTCGGCGGCGACCTGAGGCATCCGGTTCGCCCAGCTTCATGCGCAGGCATTCCATCTCATTGACCCACCCGTTGCCGTCGCCGAGGTAGCGCACCGGCAAGGTGAGGAAATCGAAAATGACCCCTTCCTCCTCGGCGTTTTCGATCTCTTCGGCGCGTGCCGGCAGTTCCTCGCGCGGGCGCCGGTAGACGATGCGCACCTCGGCCCCTAACCGCAGGGCGGTGCGGGCGCAATCCATGGCCACATTCCCTCCCCCGATGACCCCCACCCGCTTGTGCTCCTTGATCGGCGTGCGAAACTTGGGGAAGAGGAAACCCTTCATCAGGTTCATGCGCGTCAGATACTCGTTGGCCGAGTACACACCGTTGAGGTTCTCTCCCGGGATCTTCATGAACCAAGGCAGGCCGGCCCCGGAACCGATGAAGACGGCATCGTACTCTTCCAAAAGGCTGTCGACGGTGCGCGTTTTGCCAACCACAAAGTCGGTCACGATGTGTACGCCCAGGCGCCGCAGGTAGTCCACCTCGCGGTGGACGATGGCCTTGGGGAGGCGGAACTCCGGGATGCCGTAGACCAGTACCCCGCCCATCTTGTGCAGTGCCTCGAAAATGGTCACGGCGTGCCCCAACCTGATGAGGTCACCTGCCACCGTGAGCCCGGCCGGCCCCCCGCCGACTACAGCCACCTTCCTGCCCGTGGGCGACGGAACAGGGGGGATCTCCCGTTCCCCCTGGGCGGCCTCCCAGTCCGCAAGGAAACGCTCCAACCTACCGATGGCAATCTGGCCCCCGCGCTTCTTCAGCAGGCATGCCGCCTCGCACTGTTCTTCCTGCGGGCACACTCTCCCGCACACCGCCGGCAGACAGTTCTTCTCCTTGATGACCCTAATGCCCGCGGCAAAATCCTTGGCGGCGATGCACTGGATGAAGCGCGGGATATCGATCTCCACGGGGCAGCCGCTAATGCAAGACGGCTTAGGGCAATTGAGGCAGCGCAGCGCTTCCTCTACCGCCGTCTCCACCGGGTAGCCCAGCGCCACTTCGTTAAAGTTGCGCCTGCGCACCTCGGGTGACCGTTTGGGCATCTCGCGACGATGGAGATCGAGCTTTTTCTTGTTAGGCTCAGGCATGGGTGTGTCCCTGACAGATGCCGTGTTCTTCGCCTCTGCTGCTGCGAAACGCAAGCGTCTCCTCGCGCACGTACTGTTTGCGGCGTTGCAAAAGCTCGCGCCAATCTACCTGGTGCCCGAAGTCCGGGCCATCCCCACACGCAAACTACGTACTGTCCCCCACGGTCACCCGGCAGACGCCACACATGCCGGTGCCGTCGATCATGATGGGATTGAGGCTGACCATGGTCTTGATGGCAAAAGGCTTGCTGACATCCGCAACCCGCTTGAGAAGAAAGGTACACCCGTTGACCAGGATGCGGTGTACCGGCTGTGAGGCGGCAATAATCTCGGTCAACCTGCCCACATGGCCGCGCAGCCCCTTGCTGCCGTCGCGGGTGATGATGTGCAGTGCATCGGCCACAGAGCGCAGGCGCTCCTCCCAGAAGAGGAGAAAGCTGCTGCGCGCCTCCAGCACGACGATCACCCTGTTGCCGGCCTGGTGCAGTGCTCGCGCGATGGGAAAGATGCTGCCGAGGCCAAAACAACCCGCCACACCGAGCACGGTCCCGAAGCGGTCGATTTCCGTGGGCTTGCCCAGGGGCCCCACCACACTGGGCAGTGTGTTCCCCGCAGGCAGGCCAGCAAGGGCGTTGGTGGTACCTCCGACGTTCATGAACACAATGCTGAGGGTCCCCTGCTCTTCATCCCAATCGGCGACCGAAAGTGGAATGGGCTCGCCTTCCTCCTCGGCCCGCACGATGACGAACTGTCCAGGCCGCATGCCGCACGCGACCTCCGGAGCAAAAACCGTCAGTAGGTGCATATTGGGGACAAGCATCTGGGTTGCGCGCAATTCAGCCATAGATCACCCTCACCGTGACCGGACCAGAAAGCCCAAGAGGCATGGAGGCCCCTGCCAGTTCCACCGCGGCGATCCCACGCAACTGCTGCGGGCGCACTTCGGCTTTGCCCCGCCACTGCAGGCCGTTGCCACTAAGCTCCACTTCCGCCCCATCCTCGATGCCGAGTGCGGCAGCATCTGCAGGGTTGAACACCGCGGCACCTTCCCCGAGTATGGCCCTTGCCCCCTCCACAAATGCTGCCAGCGGAAAGCCCCGATGGGTGTGGGCGCTAAGATAGGCGTAGGCCAGGAGGGAATCCTCCTCTGCCGTGGCAGCTTCTGCCGTCACCGCCACTGACGGCGTGACGGTTTCGTCCCACGGCCATCGCTGCGGCCTTCGCGCCGGCAGAGCAAGTCCGCTCTGCGCCCAGCGCACCTGTATCTCCCGTTGCACCTGCTGCACATTGTCATAGTCGAATCCCGACTTGCCCATCTGCCTGGCCGGGCACGCCAGGATCATCCAGTCGGGCATTGCCTGGCCGGGTGGGGGAGCCGCTCTGCTCACTACGCGCAGCCTGCCGTCACCGTTGATCAGTGACCCCTCCACTTCGGTGAACGCCGCCGCCGGCAGCACTACGTCCACCCGGCTCTGCTCAGGAGGCAGGTAACAGTGCTGGTAGATGACATAGTCTGCCCACCGCTGCGCCCCAGGAAGGTGCTCGCCGACGAGATAGAGGACGCACGGCCTTTTCGTCGCACCGAACAGCGGCACATTGCCCGAGGGCGCTTCTGGTCGACTGAGCAACCTCTGCACCAGCATCGCTCCAAGGAAATTGGCGTGGACAGGCAAAGGCAGGACGCCTGCGCCACAGGCCCGGGCCAGTTCCTCCACAGCGCTCGCAATCTCCGTGGCAAGGGGCTGGCGCATGAAATCCGGCCCCAGGAGGATCACTAGCCGGCGCGCTTTGCGCAGGAGGCGGGCCGCGGTCTGTACCTCGTCGCCGCTCGCCACCCTCGAGCCGGCCACGCTGCTCGTGACCTGTGCGGTCATTTCCCGGAGGAGCTCTCCCTCCTTTCCAGGCTCGGGGCGCAACCAGAGGTCCGCCACCAGGGCCAGATTGTGGTCTCTGGGGCTAAGTGTCAGCAGGCGTGCACCTCGGCGCTGCGCGCGCCGCAGTTCCACTCCCACCACCGACATGCCGAAGCGTGTGTCCGCCATCACGCAGAGCACCACGTCCGCCCGCCGCAGCTCCGTCACGGGGACAGACAGGGCATGAAGTCGCAAATACGACGGCAACACCTTGCCATAGTAAAGGCTCGCCGAGGTGAACACGTGCGGCGAACCGACCACCTGCGCGGCCAATTTGTAGGCCACGTAGAGGTCCTCGGTAGTGCAGTCCGCCGACACGAGCATGGCAAACTCTTCAGGCCGGCAGGCAGCCACTTGTCCTGCCGCTTCGGCCAGTGCTTGCTCCCACGCCACCTCCACATATGCCCCTCCCTTGCGCACTGCCGGGAGGCGGGCACGCTCCGGCGTGTTCATCAATTCAGTGATGCAGAAGCGCCCCTTGACGCAAAGGTGGCCGGCATTGACCAAGGGATCATCGGCGGGCAGGCTGCCAATGACTTCACCACCCTTCACTTCCAGCTGGATGCGACACCCTATGCCACAGAGTCCGCACGTGCTGCCTACGGTGCGCTCCGGCTTCCCTTCCCACTTTCTTGTCTTTTCTGCCAATGCCCCAGTGGGGCAGACCTCCACACATGCGCCGCAAAATTCGCAGCCTGCCTCTAAGTGGCTGCGCTGGAAAGCGGGCCCGATCACCGTGTACCTGCCCCTCTGCTTGAACGAAAGGGTGTTGGCCAAGCGAACGTCCTGACACACTCTTATGCAGCGGCCGCACAGAATGCACAGGTTGTAGTCCCGATCGTAGAAAGGGTCTTCTTTCTCCACCCGCAGACCTCGGTAGTACACCGGGTAGCCGATCTCTTTCACGCCCAGGTAGCGAACGACCTCCTGGAGCTCGCAGCGGTTGTCATTGGGACAGAAGCGGCAGCCGGTGGTGACCCCCACCTTGCGGATGGTGTGCATGTACTCGCGGCACTCCTGCTCCTCGTCGCATACCAAGCAGCTTGCGGGGTGTTCGCTGAGGATGAGGCGCAGAATTTCGCTGCGCATTTGCTGCAACTGCACGGTATGCGTGCGCACGACCATGCCGTCTTCGGCCGGGGTGGTGCAGGCCGTAGGAAAGCCGCGCATGCCCTCCACCTCCACCACGCACAGACGGCACACCCCGAACGGCGCCAAGTCCTTGTGCGCGCACAGCGTGGGGATGTAGATGCCATGCTGCTGCGCTGCCTGCAGGATGGTCGATCCGGCCGCCACGCGCAGGGGCTGGTTGTCGATGCGAATGCTAATGCTGTTCCTGCTCTTGCGTTTGCTCATCGCTTGCTTTCCGTCGCGATCTGATGACGATGGCGTCGCCTGCTATGGCGTCGAAGCGGCAGATTTCATAGCAGGCACGACACTTGATGCACTTGCTCGGATCGAGGTTGTGCGGTTCGGCGCGCGGGCCTGTGATGGCCCCAGTGGGACAGACGCTCACACAGCGCTGACAGCCGGTGCACTTTTCGGGGATGACCCGGTATTCAATGAGCTCGCGACAGACGGTGGCCGGACAGTACTTCTCGCTGACGTGGGCGAGGTATTCGGGCCGGAAGTAGCGCAGCGTGGTAAGCACCGGGTTAGGGGCTGTCTGTCCCAGCCCGCACAGTGAGCCGCGCCTGACAGTTTCGCCCAGGGTCTCCAGGCGCGTCAGGTCCTCCGGCTCGCCGCGCCCCGACACGATGCGCTCCAGGATTTCCACCAGATGACGCGACCCGACCCGGCAAGGGGAACACTTGCCGCACGATTCTTTCTGGGTAACATCCAAAAAGTAGCGCGCCACATCGACCACGCAGGTGTCCTCATCCATGACAATCAGTCCGCCGGAGCCCATGATAGAACCTGCTGCGGCTAACGACTCGTAATTTATGGGCGTGTCCAGAAACTCCGCCGAAAGGCACCCGCCCGAAGGCCCACCGGTCTGCACTGCCTTGAAGGGCTTGCGCGTGCCGCCACCAATATCGAAAATGATGCGGCGCAAAGTCGTGCCCAACGGCACTTCGATGAGGCCAGTGCGCCGCACCTTACCCACCAGCGAGAAGGTCTTGGTGCCATAGTTCCCCTCGGTGCCGAACTGCCGGTACCAGCGCGCCCCGTTCCGCAGAATGTGCGGCAGCGTGCCCAGCGTCTCCACATTGTTGATGATGGTCGGGTTGCCGTAAAGGCCGCTCACCGCGGGATAGGGTGGCCGCGACCGCGGCATGCCCCGCTTCCCTTCAATGGAGGCGATGAGCGCGGTTTCCTCGCCGCACACGAATGCTCCTGCGCCCTCTTTGCTGGTGATGTCAAAGCTAAAGCCTGAGCCCTGAATGTCGTGCCCCAAGAAACCGCAGGCCCGCATCTGGGCCAGGGCGTGCTTCAGGCGTTGCACGGCCAAAGGGTACTCGGCGCGAATGTAGATGTATCCCTGCGTAGCCCCCATGGCAAAGGCGGCAATCACCATCCCTTCCAGCACCGCGTGTGGGTCGCTCTCCAAGAGCGAGCGATTCATGAAAGCACCTGGGTCCCCCTCGTCGGCGTTACAGATGAGGTACTTCACCTTGCCGGGCGCATTGCGGCAGATTTCTCACTTCCGGTACGTAGGAAAGCCGGCGCCGCCACGGCCACGCAGCCCTGCCTCCTTGACTTCCTCGACCACCGCCTCCGGGCCCATGGCAAAGGCGCGCATCAACCCGGCATAGCCATCGTTCGCTACGTAGTGGTGCACGTCCTCGGGGTCAATGAAGCCGCAGTTCTTCAGTACCACCCTCACCTGCGGCCTGAGCATGGGCAGGTCGAAAAAGCGGGGTAGTGCGGAGGATAACTGGCCTTCGCCGTCGCCAAAGTGGCCGACCGCTTGCGTGAGGGGTACTTCTCCCTGTCGCAGGCTCTTACTAACGATGCGCCGGGCCTGCTCGGGCGTCACGTTGGCGAAGCTGATGCGCGGTTGGCCTGGGAGGGCAATGTCCAACAACGGCTCCAGATAGCACGGCCCGATACAGCCAGTTTGCACGATGCGCGCCTGGAGGTTCTCCTCGGCCAGCGTCTGCTGCACGGCAGCCAACACCTCGCCTGCGCCCGCCGCCCGCCCACGCGAGGCCATGCCGGTGTAGATGACAGGCACTTGGCTCTGCTGCAGGGCCTGCCACCTCTCGGCGGCCCTGTCGTGCAACTCATCAAACCTACTGGTAGGCACTCAGCATCTCCTTGAGACGAATCACCGTCACTCGGCTGTGGATGTCCTCATTCACCTCCACCACCGGGGCCAGGGCACAGCACCCCAGGCACGCCACACGTTGCAAGTCAAACCGCCCGTCGGCCGATGTCTGTCCCGGGGCGATGCCCACCTCCCTTTGCACCGCTTCTAAGAGGATCTGCCCGCCACGCACATGGCAGGCCGTCCCTAAGCAGACGCGAATTGAATGACGACCAGGGGGCACAAAGCGGAATTGGGAGTAGAACGAAGCGACACCGTAGACTTGATTCTCGGACACCTTCAAGAAGCGCGCAATCTTGCGCACGCTCTCCTCGGAAATATAGCCATCCCTCTGCTGCACGCGCTGCAAGATGGGGATCAGCTCGCCTTCCTCCCCTGTGCACCCGACAAAGATGTCATCCTCTGTTCGCACATTCCCTCCTCAGCTGGGCAGTCGCACGTCGCGTTGGCTTAGGAAGATGCGGTCGGTCAACTCCACTTCCCCACGGACAAAGTCCTCGGCAAAGGCCAGGCATGTGGGGGCGCCGCAACAGCCGCAGTCAATTTGCCGCAGCTTCTGATACACCCGCTCCCTCTCCTTGAGCCGCTTGATGGATGTTTCCAGATCGGTGTCGAAGTAGCGCGTCGGCCTCGGCAGAATGGGGTGCTCGAAGAAATGGTATCGCTCCTTGAGTTTCTGCTCGATTTCTGCCATATCCACCGCGCACTGCTGGGCGTGGCGCTGCCGCTGCCGCTCGATATTGGCCCGCGCAACGTAAGGGTTTTCCACCACAAAGGGGCCGCCGATGCACCCCATCATGCAGGCTAAGGCTTCCACAAAATCCACGTTGCGCAGCTTTGAATTCTCGATGTCATCAAAGATGCGCATGACCTGATCGATACCCGAGACCGCCAACCAATTGCCCGAGGTAGCAAAGCAGGTTAACGCCCCTGCAGTGGCCCATCCCGGGTCGAAAGTGAACCCCTCGGGCACGTCCTGTGCCGCAAAGCGCTTCTTGGCGGCCACCACGTGCGGCAAGAGCACGGGGTAGACATCGCGGATGGCGACTGCACCGTCAAAGTAGGACTTTTCCTTTTCCGCTGGTTGCTTGATGGAGACGATCTTTGCCGGACAGGGCGCAATGTAGATGATGCCCACCTTCTCTGGCGGGAGGCCCAGTCGCGCCGGTAGGGTTTTGCGCAGTTCCCGGGCCGTCACCTCACGCGGCACATCCAACGGCACGATCAGTTCCACCAGGTCGGGGTACTTCACCTGAATCAGGCGCAGTGTCGACGGGCAATGGGAGGAAATCAGGGGGCGCCGCCCCTGGTAGGTTTCCAGGTAGCGCGCCAAAGTAGCAGCCAAGGCGGCGGTGGAAGCGCTGACATCCACCACCTCGTCGAAACCCAACTCGCGCAGCGCCAGGTGCACCAGGTAGGGGTGAATGTCCGGGCCGAACTGGGCGTACAGTACCGGCGATGGCACGACCACTGAGTAGGCAAAGCGGGATATCTCAGTGACCTGATTCGGCAATGGGCACCACCGCGCCTTCGGGACACACCGACAGGCACAGCCCGCAGTCCACACACAATTCCTCCGAGATGACCGCTTGCCCGCGTCTCACCCTGATGGCCTGAATGGGACAACGCCTCATGCAGGCCATGTGTCCCCGGCACTTCTCCTGCGCCACTCTGTGTGCGTGGTAGTACTGCATCGCCATTCCGCAGTTACACCAAGAACTTCATGCGCACGGTAGTGCCCTTGCCCACCTGGCTCTCGATGGCCAAGTCATCGGCGTTGCGCTTCATGTTGGGCAACCCCATGCCAGAACCGAACCCCATGGCGCGCATCTCCTCGGTGGCAGTGGAAAAGCCCTCCTGCATTGCTAACTCGATATCCTCAATACCCTTGCCCTGGTCCGTGATGGTGATGACAACCACGCGGGGGTCAACCATCAGCTCGACCGTTCCCCGCTCTGCGTGCATCACCACGTTCATTTCGCCCTCGTAGGTGGCGATGGCCACTCGGCGCACGAGCATGGGATCAAACCCGATCGTCTTGAGCAGCGACTTGACCTCGGTGGACACCAGTCCAGCGTTGACGAAATCGCCCCCCTGCACGGTGAAGGAGTGCGTCAGATAGGGGGTCTGAGGCGCTCTTTCGGCAGCTGGCAGCCTGTGCGCCGGCGCTTTCTCTCGCCGCAGCGAGTCGATGCGCACGCAGGCCTCGTACATGTCCAAATCCGTGCCCAGCAAGACCAGGCCGTGCGCCCCTGCAAATTGCTCGCACCCGC
This portion of the candidate division KSB1 bacterium genome encodes:
- a CDS encoding DUF5706 domain-containing protein, whose amino-acid sequence is MNIQQPGPHLDHMLKQTREHHVALSSMADLKANILMTLSSVVLTLSVRYVETPRSRAAALILIFFCLLTMVFAVYTVMPKVSLLIRRRGKPDVRDPNFNLLFFSDYLQLDYGEYVKAMEVMMNDPSRSYEMQLRELYTLGRFLARKKYRFVQLAYLAFLTGVFASGVIMLVSGLLR
- the gltA gene encoding NADPH-dependent glutamate synthase; its protein translation is MPEPNKKKLDLHRREMPKRSPEVRRRNFNEVALGYPVETAVEEALRCLNCPKPSCISGCPVEIDIPRFIQCIAAKDFAAGIRVIKEKNCLPAVCGRVCPQEEQCEAACLLKKRGGQIAIGRLERFLADWEAAQGEREIPPVPSPTGRKVAVVGGGPAGLTVAGDLIRLGHAVTIFEALHKMGGVLVYGIPEFRLPKAIVHREVDYLRRLGVHIVTDFVVGKTRTVDSLLEEYDAVFIGSGAGLPWFMKIPGENLNGVYSANEYLTRMNLMKGFLFPKFRTPIKEHKRVGVIGGGNVAMDCARTALRLGAEVRIVYRRPREELPARAEEIENAEEEGVIFDFLTLPVRYLGDGNGWVNEMECLRMKLGEPDASGRRRPIPIEGSEYRLPVDAVVCAIGNSPNPLIAATTPGLEVGKNGNIVVDEETGKTSRERVWAGGDVVTGAATVILAMGAGRKAARSIHEYLCSL
- a CDS encoding sulfide/dihydroorotate dehydrogenase-like FAD/NAD-binding protein; this translates as MAELRATQMLVPNMHLLTVFAPEVACGMRPGQFVIVRAEEEGEPIPLSVADWDEEQGTLSIVFMNVGGTTNALAGLPAGNTLPSVVGPLGKPTEIDRFGTVLGVAGCFGLGSIFPIARALHQAGNRVIVVLEARSSFLLFWEERLRSVADALHIITRDGSKGLRGHVGRLTEIIAASQPVHRILVNGCTFLLKRVADVSKPFAIKTMVSLNPIMIDGTGMCGVCRVTVGDST
- a CDS encoding 2Fe-2S iron-sulfur cluster-binding protein, encoding MSKRKSRNSISIRIDNQPLRVAAGSTILQAAQQHGIYIPTLCAHKDLAPFGVCRLCVVEVEGMRGFPTACTTPAEDGMVVRTHTVQLQQMRSEILRLILSEHPASCLVCDEEQECREYMHTIRKVGVTTGCRFCPNDNRCELQEVVRYLGVKEIGYPVYYRGLRVEKEDPFYDRDYNLCILCGRCIRVCQDVRLANTLSFKQRGRYTVIGPAFQRSHLEAGCEFCGACVEVCPTGALAEKTRKWEGKPERTVGSTCGLCGIGCRIQLEVKGGEVIGSLPADDPLVNAGHLCVKGRFCITELMNTPERARLPAVRKGGAYVEVAWEQALAEAAGQVAACRPEEFAMLVSADCTTEDLYVAYKLAAQVVGSPHVFTSASLYYGKVLPSYLRLHALSVPVTELRRADVVLCVMADTRFGMSVVGVELRRAQRRGARLLTLSPRDHNLALVADLWLRPEPGKEGELLREMTAQVTSSVAGSRVASGDEVQTAARLLRKARRLVILLGPDFMRQPLATEIASAVEELARACGAGVLPLPVHANFLGAMLVQRLLSRPEAPSGNVPLFGATKRPCVLYLVGEHLPGAQRWADYVIYQHCYLPPEQSRVDVVLPAAAFTEVEGSLINGDGRLRVVSRAAPPPGQAMPDWMILACPARQMGKSGFDYDNVQQVQREIQVRWAQSGLALPARRPQRWPWDETVTPSVAVTAEAATAEEDSLLAYAYLSAHTHRGFPLAAFVEGARAILGEGAAVFNPADAAALGIEDGAEVELSGNGLQWRGKAEVRPQQLRGIAAVELAGASMPLGLSGPVTVRVIYG
- the nuoE gene encoding NADH-quinone oxidoreductase subunit NuoE, which produces MRTEDDIFVGCTGEEGELIPILQRVQQRDGYISEESVRKIARFLKVSENQVYGVASFYSQFRFVPPGRHSIRVCLGTACHVRGGQILLEAVQREVGIAPGQTSADGRFDLQRVACLGCCALAPVVEVNEDIHSRVTVIRLKEMLSAYQ
- a CDS encoding ATP-binding protein, with the protein product MTHSFTVQGGDFVNAGLVSTEVKSLLKTIGFDPMLVRRVAIATYEGEMNVVMHAERGTVELMVDPRVVVITITDQGKGIEDIELAMQEGFSTATEEMRAMGFGSGMGLPNMKRNADDLAIESQVGKGTTVRMKFLV